The genomic region TTTGGTAAAGTTTCAAAAACATACGAAAAACATCCAACTGGGTAAGTCAGCAATCTCTGTGTGAAATCTGTAAGGGTCATATTTCCTGTCAAACCTGATTCTATTACAGGCaattgcttgtacaattttcctcaaccatatcatctatatcttgtctTGCATCATCCTTAGCCCTTTTCTTGGCCACATTTCTTACCATGCATGTGAATCCCTTTTTCCTTTTACCAATAAATTGTAGGTATTGAACTGCCCGACCTTTTCCAGAATGCCTGTCAAGCTCAGCGACCCGGAGCTCGGCATCACTGTCAGACTTGTTGGGTGTTGTTCGAAGTTTGTTCGTTTTCTCTCTACTCTCTGCTTGCGTCCAATGTTCGTGTGCTCTGCCCTCTTCCCGTGCCCTCTGCTCGCGCCTACGACATCGCATCTAAAAAAACCCTAGATGAAAAGCATCTAAcgaaaataatttttaataaaaattaacacATTTGTTTTACTGCGAATTTGTTCCAAACTTTAACGAATATTTTCTAATTGGAATATTCGACGAATTTCGAACTTTATGATAGACGTTCACCGAATGCGGTGACTTAGCTAACAAACATCTCTTTACAATATCTGTAAAATTCCTTTGTAGAACAAAATTGACTGTTGTATTCTTTATCCAAGGATTGGATCTCTGAAATCTAATAACTAAAATGGTTTTAAGACAGTTCTTAAGGAATATCCCACTTAAGAATCTTGATAATCTGGGTGgagttttttaaaaatagaaatgaGATCTCTGTTCAATCCTGGGCCCCAGACTAGAACCTATAAACCCCACAAACTTGGGTTTGTAAAAAGATTTGAGCAGCGACGACATCTAATTCTCATTCAACTGTAGATTGTCGTGCCTAATCTATGGATGCTGTCTCGTGCCTAATCTATGGGTGCTGTCTCCAAATCGCTGGAAAATTGTTCACGCCTAATAATGGATCTACAAAATTTGAGTATATCATCACGCACCAATGATAGGTTTTTTCGTTTGATTTATACATATTGTTACTGTGACCATGAACAATAATCCTATTTTTTCTTTACATATTCCATTCCCACTGGCTTGTCTTGTCTTGTAGTTGGTGCACGCAGTGATCGATTGTGGAGAACTGGATGCTTAGTTGTAGCATCTACCTCAATGAATTTGTATATGCTCATGGGCTTTTCTCAAATGTACATAATATGCCTGTGACAATCCTATGGATGAATCTGCCCTCCCAGCTGTAAAGTACCCTGTAGGTCCAAGACTTTGGCCCCAGTCCCTGTCCAAAGGCTTGAATGATGAATTTTTGCTCTTCAAGCTCTGTGACCTTGATTTGGGTGCATGTTATTAGTTGAACCTTGAGTATTCTTTGAGGTTATTTCTTACTATCTTCTCAAAAGGTCTGAGACTGATCTATCATGCCCTTTCTCTTTAAGATAGTCACTATATCATGGCCCATCCCACTGATCTAGACAGTGATCTACCTTTGGATAGCTTTGGATAACATTGTCTTCATTGCTTTCATGATAGTAAAGACTATGATTAGGTCCATAGGTTGTGGGACTGCCTTTTGTATTCGTGATCACAATATTATCTTTGATCATTATACTACCTTTGAACTATGATTTACATTATCTTTAAGTTGGCCTTGAAGAAACTTCGTCACTAAAACATTTATCTTATTTGATAGGACTGCCATCTCTCTGATTTGCAAAACCTTGTTTTGATGATGCTGTTATAGATCCCAATGTTCTTGAAGACTGTGAGCCTTTTGAATACAAAATGATTAGAGGTTGTAGGGCCTCTATGATTATTAGAAATCTGTTCAGGTAGTACAACTATCAAATGGGAGAGGAGAATTACTtctatcaaattcaaatttcacactATAATATTTCAATCAAAGGTAATTTCCCTCCAGCTATAATAAAACATTGCTTGTAATCTTTAGTCTTTAATACCTTGTATTTAACTTAATTCTACAGTGTGCCCTTTAACACTTTGTGTGGCTTTTTAAACAATCTATGCACATATGAACTAGCAATCTAGTTTAGGGTTTTTGTTTCAACACTGCTAGCTTTGGGATCCACTATTGATAAGATTGAAATATGATAGCTCTCTCTCAATCCCTATAATTAGATTAATTTAAGGCATTCCATTCACACTTATGTCTGGAATTTCAAATAACTTACAGCCAATAAAAAAAACTTGTATGATTGCTTATTTGATCAGTGCCCTCAAATTATTTCAATACTGATGGAATGAACTGGTAAGTCCCCAACTCCCCGTATTAATCTTAATATTATTAATCATACAACGTTTACACATTGTACTTGGTGCTGGAAACAGGCTACACCAAAGAAAACCTCTGTATTATAATTTTTGTTGTATAAAATGAGAAAAGGGTTTTCTCAACTTTTGTCtgatcttcttttccagaatgGTCATTTTCAGGTTCAACACCCACCAATTTAGCATAGATCTAAGATAGCTATAGAATATGACAAGTGCTTCTTATACGTGATTTCTTGTTTCCTTTTTTCTTTGATATCATGGGTAGCAATACGTATTCTTTCAAACTTTATTATCATGATTGGGAAGCTGATTTATAGACTAGCGAATGGCCAATGAGTTTGATAGCAAATAAATTACCCAAAACAAGCTTAAGACAAGTTGAGGGTATGATTTATTCCTGGGATTCCTCTATAAGATTAGTCTAGTATGGGATACTGAAGAACAAATTAAGTACTATATGACTGGAAGGTAGGAATATTAGCCATATATATGTTTTATGAAATAGACAAGGTTTAATTCTTAAATTATGGTAGTCATGTACCGTGCAATTTTTGATATGGCAGTGTTGATTTTCAGAAAATACTCCTTCCGTGAATTTGAGAAAATAGCAAACAAGCTATTTGCTCATAAATTTTGTACTTCGGCAAGCTTGCCTGCCAAATTTGTTAACGAGAGTTTGGCTTGAGATAAAATCACGGAAAGAAGACTTTGTTGAGTATGCCTGTGATGTTGAAGGGAGTGCCTTCTCGAGATTAATAAATGATCGCCTTCTCGAGATTAATAAATGATCCACTAGGAACCAGCAAGTGGAACTTACAGGTCAATTTAATTAAGTTTTAATATGTGATTCAAGCAATGTGGTTATAATGTGCGAGAGCATATGCCacaagtctataacttcttctacATGTGACTACTGATACCTTGTCTCTTTTGAGGTGCATGCAGGATATTTCGAGGCTTCCAAAATCTGTTTTGTGCCTACTTGAAGCTCCAATTCTGGTAAGCCTTGTTAGTTTGTCTAATCCTAGTGAATATGAGTCGTGTTCTCAGCAGTTCCAACTAAAATCCCATTCTGGTTGGTGCAGGGGGTGAGTGACCCAATGCTTTACATTGGAATGCTCTTTAGCATGTTTGCATGGCATGTTGAAGATCACTATTTATACAGGTAAGTCTCTTATAAAATCTGTACTAGTTTTTATTCTTTGAGGATCATCATATTTGACATGACAGACTATTGTGAatttaaaattacactatttttGGAAATCAAATTGTCTAACTCCTCTTTCTATGGCAGCATTAACTATCACCATTGTGGTGCATCCAAGACATGGTATGGTGTTCCTGGGCATGCAACTTATGATTTTGAAAATGTAGTTATGGAAAATGTGTATGCTGCAGAAATGTCCATTCTGAAGGAGATGATGCAACTTTTAGTTTGTTGATGGGAAAAACAACAATGTTTCCACCAAAAATATTATGTGAGCATGGAGTTCCTGTTTATAAGGCTATACAAGAGCCTGGGGAGTTTGTAATTACGTTTCCTCAGGCATACCACACAGGCTTTAGTCATGGTAAAGACACCGGATGGATTTATATTGTCGAGTGAATTGTATTAACTACCTTATTGATCTGTTAAAAAAATTCATTGCCTTGCCCAAGTGAAATGGGGCTAAAAATGACTCTATCTAGTCATGTGAAGTTCGATTCTATTGTGCTTATCTATACTGCTACCTTCTTGTGAAGACACTGCTACCTTCTCCTGTAAAGAACCTTGTGGTAAACCTTCTGCTGTGAAGACTTTGCTACCATTTCCTATTTACTGTATACAATATTCTCTAGAGAAACACCACATCATTATGTAATATACAAaacattgaaaataaatatattattattgtaTTTCTTGTTAATAATTTTGTTATGGTATTTTGTTCAATGTTTTGTAAGAAACTAGATATTGAAAATAATTACGTTGAATCTTCTCTTGCTATTTGGAAACATTGAAGGTTGAAACctacacaaaaaaaatatttaaaataaattgtttattttttaaacACATTTTGATTGAAAACTAcacaatttaaattaaaataaattgtttatttttttaatacatttttttaTATTGTCTTTCGAGAGACAATAGTTGAGGTCTAAAGACGTATTGTCTCTACAATTTTAAAGATGATAATTTAAGACACTCGGTTAAAGACATTTTTTAAGACAATACTAAACTTTTGTTTTGTCTAAAGTTGAGACAATTTGTTCAAAAAatgtcttaaatattgtcttaaAACACCCCTCTATGTAGTAgtggtaggtcctaataggcctggcattgtaaatcccttaactaggtggctcATTaccttgagtttaaatcctttaacaaggttactcctaatagagtaaagctcctaatagggttgaggttaaatcccttaatcgggggaCTTCTAACAGGGTTTGTTCCTAaccgggcatcattgtaagcttctaaccaggctcggctcctaacagggcgcattctgaaagagtgcaagtcttgtgggtactaattcccaccgtggtttttcccatttgtgtttccacatgaaaatcatggtgttcatgtgatGGTTGACTTTTTTTATGTGGTGATTTGATATCTTTTCTTTACATGCATAttaatgaacacatgaatgagtaagTTTTATGAATCTATTTAAGTGAATGAATGAGTTAATATTAGTACTTGTTATGAACTGATTTGTGAAGTATATGTAGAAAGATTGAATATTTCAAGTTTAGTCTTAttatcgattcacccccctcttagtaataacgAGATCCTCAAAAATAACAAGAGTATGTTGGTGTTATGCCATGGTATTTTCTTGATTGCACATTAGCTTTTGGCATGATACATTGTTCTTTTGACTATGGTATGTTCACATAGTCCATGTGATCTCTTGGGAGGAGATGATAAGATCACGATGCCATGATGGGTTCCCGATTCAACTGATTGGAGCTTTGATAGTGATCTAgagagttctctttgtattgggtacattgGTCATGTGTTTGAGAACTTCATGGGAGTGTAAAGATGCATTcagagtttggcatggattgatcattTGCTAGTACTCATGGATGCATGGAGAGTTAGGTGAGGCTCTAGTTCTCTTGAGATGAGAGACAACATTGCGATGGTTATTCTTGATGAGATTTCAACTGTAAGTTTGAGGAGCTTACACCTTGGTTGAATGGGAGTTCAACAAAAATATATGTGGAGATTGTTCTTGGATGAGTCATGATAACTTGGAAATATTATAGGAGTATTCTAATTcaccactcttggtctactcagaAGTTTATcgcttgagaggtattgcccattgtttctCTCAAGTTCTTTGTGCGTTTCTTTTATATTAATGATCTTGATCTGCAATTAGAATGTTCTGGAGGATTCATTGTGAGAGATGGATAGCATGGTTATTTCCTTggaatatgttttttttaaataatatcataGGGGATGGTAGTGGGTTGATTTCTTAAAATGGGAAATTGAGTAGTTTGATCTTCTTCGGGAGGCTTGCATCCATGTAGAGACATGATGCATATATTATTTTAATCACTTCAAGTTGAATAGGTTTGGATGTTATTATGGATTTTCACTTGAGGACTTGAAGGAGATATTACTTGGCACAACTAACACTTAGACGTAtttgtagaaggacatgctacatgtttatggtttgcaatttctctctttggtcttagtGGTCTTCCAAGAGGTTCCGATTCACTTGGAATTGGATGTGAGTTTCTATATGGAGATGCAATTATCGCTAATTTGTGTTCATATGTTGTCACTTGGGTAATGACATGAAGGTTCATGTATCTCTTTTTTCTATCAAATGTGGAGAATATAAGAGAGCTATGGAGTCTTGTTGAGAGAAATGTTTTTTACAATAGTTTTGTTTGCAGGATTGGTATATTTTTGTGGATGGTACTTGGTACTACATGGTTAAAATTTCTCTGTGTTATGATTGGTAGACTCGATATGCCTTTGATCCTTTTAGATTTGACACTACCCATGTAATGGGAATTCATAAATGTGTTTTCTCCTCATTGACTCGTTTGCACATGGAGCTTGAGGTTGCAATTTCTTGGCTTGGTTATGTCAGTGGCATGAGTTTATTGATGATGTATACCTTTGAGGTTTGGGTGATTAGCTGgattagcacttgttgtgggtgctattttCAATTGTGTGGGTTTATTAATTGGATGGGAGCAGTTAGTTTGATTGTTGTTCTAGTTGGTGTTATATTTTATTCTCTGGAGGATTACTTCATAATTGTGTTCTAGTTAC from Cryptomeria japonica chromosome 3, Sugi_1.0, whole genome shotgun sequence harbors:
- the LOC131874621 gene encoding lysine-specific demethylase JMJ13-like — its product is MIAFSRLINDPLGTSKWNLQDISRLPKSVLCLLEAPILGVSDPMLYIGMLFSMFAWHVEDHYLYSINYHHCGASKTWYGVPGHATYDFENVVMENVYAAEMSILKEMMQLLVC